caaATTATAGAAAACGGAAAAAAAGTCGTTACTagcctttgtttttattttaggtttcttgaTCGATTTTATAAATGGTTTTGTCTCTTTGATCAaaattttggttgacttgtttttaaatgttttaactaaaattaaattgaattagagaaatAAGATaatcccctttttatttttttgtctatttcAATACCGGAATCTAATAgttatttcctttttaattcttgaatttaaatttaaataaaaaattgtaatatcaaatagataggtGATTATTAAAGACTGGAGGAGATAAGAGCGGAGCCATTCAAGAATCAAAATATATCAACAGTCCTGTATTTGTTTGCAAGAGAGAGGCGTGGTCACTAATGAATTTCACTTTCCATTGTTGTTGTCAATATAAAATTTAGACCCAGAAAAACTGCAACCCCAATTGTTTGAACTGAAATTATTGTAGGATAATGTTGATAACGGTCAGGGAAGCTTCTTCTTGGCCTCTCACCTTCAACCTCTCCTCTTTCTCTTCTCCTAAGCCTTCTCCAATACTCAAAAACTCTGTTTGCAGAGCCAGTTTAAGTGTTCATCCAAAACCCACCTCCAATTCCCAATCATGGAACCTTAGTCTTCTTTCTAACAGGTAActcttttttccattttcttatcaTCCCATTCAAAAATGGTGCTTTTTTTTTGCTTGAATTTGTTTCTGGATTGAGCTTTTTAGGGTAGAAGCAAGTTCTTAGTTTCAATTACAAGGATTATAAGCTAAGGCGATATGAATATTAGACTTACGCAAAGAACTCCATGtttttattaacttattaatGCTTTGGTGTTTTGATTGGAATTCCTTTTCAGCCAAAAAGGATCTGTTTTTGATCCTTTGGGTATCAACCCAGACGAGTCTTCAGGTTTAAATCGTGTTTGGGATAGTTTTCTATCCTTGTTAACACCTACATTTGAGAGTACCTCAGGTACTAGAAAGGAGAAATCTTCTTCGGCTAGAGGAGTGGCAGGTTTGTTTCTAAGATTTTTAACTTCGGGTTTATCGATTTTATTGTCTTGGCTATTGACATGGATCCTTTGGACTTTGGCAGCTGCAATTGAGGACAGTTccattgaatttggggatttctTCAAAGGCCCATTACCAGGAAAATTTCTCAAGCTTTTAGCATTTTTGGCTTTATCTCGTCTTGGAGTTTATATACCTCTGGGAGGGGTTAACCGAGAGGCTTTCGTTGGCAATTTGGATCAGAACAGTCTACTAAGCACTTTGGATTCGTTCTCCGGAGGAGGCATTGGTAGACTTGGTATATGCTCCCTTGGTATTGTTCCTTTTATTAACGCTCAAATCGTGTTTCAACTCCTCGCCCAAGTTTACCCTAAATTGCAAGATCTTCAGAAAAGAGAAGGTGAAGCtggaagaaagaaaattttgcaatATACTAGATATGCCTCGGTTGGTTTTGCTATAGTACAGGTAAGGAACTAGATATAAAATTTTCGTGTAGTTTCGACTTGATGCATTGTTGCATGTATGTTGTGACCATAAGAAATTGACATTGCTAGTTGCTATAGTAATACGAAACTTTTTGTAGGAACGCCTGTTAACAGCAAGACTCGTTTTGTCTATGATGTATCACTTTTTACCTTATTCTTGTAATGTTGTGTTACATGGCAGGCAATTGGCCAAGTACTTTACCTTCGTCCATATGTCAACGATTTCAGCACGCAGTGGGTTCTCTCCTCTGTTACTTTATTGACACTTGGTGCTGTACTGACAACATATATTGGGGAACGGATTTCTGATCTAAAGCTTGGAAACGGCACATCTCttttaatatttacgaatatTCTATCCTACTTGCCTGCATCTTTTGGAAGGACAGTTGCACAAGCATATCAGGATGGTAACTACGTTGGACTTGTTGCCATCATTATCTCGTTCTTCCTGCTGGTACTTGGCATCGTTTATGTTCAGGTAACCctactttcttttttcttgtttaaaTGAAGTTCTGATACTGACGGAAAAGGAATCTTAACAATTGTCTCAACAAAGGATTTCAGGAAGCAGAGAGGAAGATTCCAATCAACTATGCCTCAAGATACACCAGCAGAAGCGGAGGACTTCAAAAATCTGCTTACCTACCCTTTAAGGTATGTGTTCCCAATGGTTCTTTAAAAAGTTTCTAACACTATGATGGGCTTGACGCTAATAGTTGTGATAGCATTGATTCCGGCTGTTAAAACACCTGTATCTCTGTCATCGTTTGACTTGTGATCGTAATGATAATTTTGTACTATATAACGTTGATCATGTCTTAGTCAATGGTTTTAAGGTAATCCGGTTGATCATAGCAAAGTGCTTGAAGAAAATTAATGCATTTCTCTAGGTGCATCTTATATACAAAGATCATGTGATAATCAATACCGTTCCTTTCTTGTGACTGTGCTCTCAAGTTGTTTAGCCTTGACTTGGCAGTTAATTTTAATTGCTTATCCTCAAGAGAGCGGTGTTCTTATTTTGCCCCGCCAATCTTTCCATGGTCTTTTGATGACAGTTTTAACTTGTTGAAATTTTAGTCACTAATTTTGTAGTGTTTGATAGAGGATTTATTTAATTGTGAATGAAGTTTCTGACATTGTGATGGTATTTTTTATCAAAGCAAACTCTCTTTTTGGGTGTCGAATGTGCAACTAACCGTATCGTCAAAATCTAGTGCCTCGTCTTTGTATTCATTCACTTGTTTTGCCAACTAGGTAAACAGTTCCGGAGTGATGCCGATTATATTTTCTACATCATCCCTAGCTCTTCCCGGTACTTTAGCACGATTTACTGGCATATCTGTTCTAAAGAAGGCTGCAGTTGCTCTGAATCCCGGAGGTAAGATCAATGATTTTGACTGTTAGAAGTTTAGTCCGTTACGTTTTCTGTAGTAAAAGCTTGCTAGTTGACAGTATCTTTTGTGTCCGAATAGATCGCATCGACACATATTGTGATAAATCATAAATTTCACGATGCTTAAAATAGACGCTTGAGCGGTGAATTCGTTATGCATAAATAATTTGGAAGTCACAAATGTTTGTAGGTTCTTTCTACCTTCCTACCAATATCTTGTTGATAGCCTTTTTTAATTACTACTACACTTTCCTACAACTGGACCCTGATGATGTTAGTGAACAACTGAAGCGGCAAGGTGCTTCGATTCCACTGGTCCGACCTGGTAAAAGTACAGCAGCATTTTTAAAGACGGTAATTTACTTTTCTCGAATAAAAATGTCATTAGCTGCTTATTATACTCACTTTTCTCGAATAAAAATGTCATTGGCTGTTTGGAATAGGTTCTTAGTCGGATATCGGTTCTGGGTTCAGTATTTTTAGCAATCTTGGCAGCTGGTCCTGCCGTGATCGAGCAAACCACACACTTGACTGCATTCCGAGGATTTGCGGGCACTTCAGTTCTTATTCTTGTGGGATGTGCAACTGATACTGCAAGAAAAGTTCAAGCAGAGATTATATCCCAAAAGTACAAGAACATAGAGTTTTACGACTTCGACAAGTATAGCCCGTAAAAGAGGCGGCAAGCTTAAGACCAGAAGAGAATAGGAAGACCTTTTTTTTCTGAGCAACGATTAGTTCTGTATACCGTAGTTTTTCTGACAAGCAAGGCATAGACTCTTGTTATGAACTATCATACTCCGAAtatccatttttttttttttacgaagCATAAAATGGGACTCGGGATTTATCTTGTACATATGCTGCTCGGAGCAGCCACTTTCAAGGTGACAGGAATGGTCTATTTGGTAGCTGAAATTTGTGTTTTTATCACGAAAATTGTGGATTTACTTTGtgttttaatttggttatttttaatcACTGTAACTGTTAATTAAACTttactattttcaaaatctgatTCCAAAATCAAACATACCACTATATGTTTAATGTTATATTAGTTTGTTATTTTCCCGTATTATTCAATTGATAGATTAAAAATTATCTTTGACatcaatattgaaatttcaaattaaaaaaaaaaaactcccaaTAATCCAATTGAAAAATATGGATTTACACCTACAAGGCTACAACTGTAATTATAGTACAAGACTCATAATAGAATTTAACCAAACGAATTTAAGTATTAGattagaactaaaattttaaaatttgaaaaatataagtaCTAAAATTGAACAAATGGAAAAGTGCAAGGACTCagattgatcaaattaaagtacaaagattaaatttaCAACTTTTTTGCAAAGTATAGTTACTAACAGCAGAATTTAACCAAAACAAAACTTATGGACCTTCTATTGAAACTGGAAATAATGATGCCATTTGCTATAAAGAATGATTACAGTTGTTATAATCGAGTTCGTGAGAAGCTGAGGACGTAGAAATAAAAATCTTACAAAGCCAAATATGATGGAACTGTTTGATGATCTTACAAGTTTCGCATTAGGGAAAAGAAACATTGTTTCAATAAGAGGTTACTTCTCCCAAATCGTGAGCAAATTCCACAAGCTTATCGCACAAAAATGTGGACGATCGCCCACAAATAACCAGCCAGCTGGGTAAAGTCAAAAACAAAACCATCAATGAGCTACGTATTACCAATGCACCCAACTGAAAGGGGAATTATCCGGTTTCCTACCTGTTCCAGAATACCTTTGCCCGTTTGAGCTTCGATAACTAAGCCTGCTGTGAGACCAATCATTGCCCACGCCCCATTAATCGCTTCAATTTGGCGTCTCCTCTACATAACAACAATAGTTCGACCAAAACATCCTTAACAAAGCATTTTCATGAACATATTTGACTAGTTCACTATGAAAACTAAAGTACATTGTTGACACAACCTTTAGCAAACCAAACTAGAAAATAGAACAAGATCAAACCTAGGGAGGAGATATAGGTAGCAGCACGGATAAACCATAGACAATGATATCTTCTCGGTACCAAAGGAATATACAAGAAGAGAAAAAATGTTAAAttctttattaaaataaagatcTTTTTTACCTTTGCTTTCTCTTTAGCTTTAATTTGTACCATTTGTTTGGCAGCTAATCGTTTTGCTTCCAAAGGGTCAACCATGATGACTTCTTTACCTGAATTTCCTTTACCTGAAGATACCTATTACATACAAatcgaagagaaaaaaaaactataatcaAATACAATTCGATATGAAAAGTAGtattttttttttcccttttatgaaCTAGCATTTGAATACGTGGAATTAACAAAGATAGAACTGTGGAAGAAGCTCATTGAATTACCCACAGACTTTTCCATGAAGCATGAAGACAGCATAAATACCATTTATATATAGAAACCAACAAAAAGACAGGTTCTGTTTGAATATTATGTACCATCATGAAGACGGTTGCAGATATTACCTCTAGATCAACCAACATTCATGTAGACATGGAGAAGTTTACTACCGTGAAGGACTTATTCACCAATTCAATAATTACATACCTACAAACCATTGATCCTATTCAAAAACCAAATATACTGGCACTATACATGAAGAAGCCTTGGTTGAAGCATACATTAGGATTGGCCAAGATTCGAAACGCTCGTCCCTTGGTTCTCCTGGTAACTAGACTTGAACCTTGGTCCCTTCCAAAGCTCCACCTGAAAATAGATAGGAATTTTAGAACTAACATGGACCTAGGATAGAAATCTGGACAACACCAATAACAACTCCAAAACATCAACATTGGCCCAAAATCATTAGTAGCTATCACATAACTCGGgataattaaataagttcttGTACTTTCTTTTCtgattaaattcaattactagccATGTACTATGCTTACAATTGTAGATTTAGTTTATATTCTCCAACTGAATAATTATAAGgccctatactttttgaatttcgAAATCTTAGTTTTAACTCAACAGACATTGATCTGTTAActggatttttagtgagtaatatgtgaaaatagcaGGCTAATATGGCATTAGGTATAATAATATGTTTGCCACGTCAAATTTTGGACATAGCAGAACTTACATCAATGAATTTAACAACTATCATTTAACTAGTACAGGGActaaaaaaaccaaattaaagtataaggataAGATCCacaatttttttgtttaagtcTAGGGACTTTTAGCAGAATTTAACCACATTTCAACCCCCAACATAATCAAAGCTGCCCAAGATTCTTTCTTACTTTCCTTTCCAGTTAATAAAGCTGCTACCATTACGGATTATAATCAAATATATGCAACACccagatttaaaaaataataaataaaggttCAACATGATTTGTTAAGATTATTTCCAGTAGCACGAGAGTTGAATTACTAAACGATGATTGACTAAAGTCTGAAAGAAAAAAAGGAGCAAAACAATAGATTATTAGAGAAAAAGGGAGAGCGAAATTGACCTGAAGATGGTGGTAGAGCGGTGAGGAAACTGACGATTAGAAGATGAAAATAGGAGACTTCCATTGAAGAAAGGCAGTGGCCGTTGTTGCAGAGACATCGCCATCATAGCTCCCGTactaatttctttttttcttatccCGTTTTAACAGAATTTGCGAGCCTTAAGAGCATTCTAGATAATTTGCCCAAAAGCTGCAATATTTTCGGAAATCAATAGGCGGATCATATTCCCAACCCAACCCAACGGCAAAGCATTTACTTTTTGggctaattatttaattatattggacaaatataaaacccaacccaaatATTTGGATTGCTAGATCCCTTTATTTAGTTAGGTAGATCGGTTATTCATTATTATTCGTCAAGTCGGTTATTTATTAAtccatttataaatttattatatattttaatttccttccttttatattaatttagcatcataatttttattttttattttttgatacaaTACTTAGAATTGATTATAGTCTCTCataactcttaaataaaaatataatacgcTTCTCTTGAGTGCACTTAAAACCTAAATCCTGTTACATTAATATCAATTAAGTTAAAACTCAATCCGCTACATTATTTGTAGGCGATGGAATTAACCCTTTCCTCATCTCCGACTAACGTAAAACATGTGTCCACCTAGAAAAAGAAGCCATAGCTAAACACGTATATCCTATATGTTGCTTTGTTTTTTCGTCTATGGCATGCCACAAGTTGCAAACATGCaagtttattaaaataaaaaataaaaaaatttgaatatctattaaaattaaaatgtaattgaattaaataatttataaaatacttgacatatatttgtattataaatattaaaaataaacaaaagataaaagataaaaaatgtgaTTATCTtctataaaaatgatttaaaaatttaattgaaaaatacatTAAGTTAACATATGCGAACTAgcacaatttataatttaatttaacattaattaaaaaaaatataaccaattctttcttttattttaaaatatttgaataaaaaattaaagataacaAACATAAGtagaataataaatattaataataggaTAATTTTGTTTTTTCATCAATCATTAATGTGATTATTAAgtaatttatcaaacatattttataatttaaatttttagttaatcAAACAACACCTAAGATTTTatagaataaaatttttattctatattttattcttaatttttaaatatttcactttattttaataacaaaatcaaatttcaagcataaagtttttataaaatgaaattgaaataattgaaaatatttttcattaaagtttgaatttatttattatttgtgttaaatctgtgtattactattttaatttaagttaattaagttatttattaaatatCTGAATACgttaaatatatacatttaataagtataaaatatttttcaaaataaaaatttcaaaaacataaagcgGATAGTGAATTCAAGATTTCGAGCATTAATATGTTatttgggaaaaaaaataaagtggAATCCGATATGTTATTTGCAAAATAAAGTAAATTTAGATAATGAATACCGATGATTAATGTTTACATTCTTAACCTCTATACTATCATTTAAGCTTTTGACTAAAatta
The genomic region above belongs to Gossypium hirsutum isolate 1008001.06 chromosome D05, Gossypium_hirsutum_v2.1, whole genome shotgun sequence and contains:
- the LOC107907467 gene encoding preprotein translocase subunit SCY1, chloroplastic, with protein sequence MLITVREASSWPLTFNLSSFSSPKPSPILKNSVCRASLSVHPKPTSNSQSWNLSLLSNSQKGSVFDPLGINPDESSGLNRVWDSFLSLLTPTFESTSGTRKEKSSSARGVAAAIEDSSIEFGDFFKGPLPGKFLKLLAFLALSRLGVYIPLGGVNREAFVGNLDQNSLLSTLDSFSGGGIGRLGICSLGIVPFINAQIVFQLLAQVYPKLQDLQKREGEAGRKKILQYTRYASVGFAIVQAIGQVLYLRPYVNDFSTQWVLSSVTLLTLGAVLTTYIGERISDLKLGNGTSLLIFTNILSYLPASFGRTVAQAYQDGNYVGLVAIIISFFLLVLGIVYVQEAERKIPINYASRYTSRSGGLQKSAYLPFKVNSSGVMPIIFSTSSLALPGTLARFTGISVLKKAAVALNPGGSFYLPTNILLIAFFNYYYTFLQLDPDDVSEQLKRQGASIPLVRPGKSTAAFLKTVLSRISVLGSVFLAILAAGPAVIEQTTHLTAFRGFAGTSVLILVGCATDTARKVQAEIISQKYKNIEFYDFDKYSP
- the LOC107907468 gene encoding uncharacterized protein isoform X1 → MMAMSLQQRPLPFFNGSLLFSSSNRQFPHRSTTIFRWSFGRDQGSSLVTRRTKGRAFRILANPNVSSGKGNSGKEVIMVDPLEAKRLAAKQMVQIKAKEKAKRRRQIEAINGAWAMIGLTAGLVIEAQTGKGILEQLAGYLWAIVHIFVR
- the LOC107907468 gene encoding uncharacterized protein isoform X2, encoding MMAMSLQQRPLPFFNGSLLFSSSNRQFPHRSTTIFRWSFGRDQGSSLVTRRTKGRAFRILANPNVSSGKGNSGKEVIMVDPLEAKRLAAKQMVQIKAKEKAKVKKIFILIKNLTFFLFLYIPLVPRRYHCLWFIRAATYISSLEETPN